One genomic region from Sciurus carolinensis chromosome 2, mSciCar1.2, whole genome shotgun sequence encodes:
- the Pigbos1 gene encoding protein PIGBOS1, whose translation MSGRLTLPQLLFAGVLGLAGGIYIYQPIFEQYSREQKELKERVKLAQVSEDKKS comes from the coding sequence ATGTCTGGGAGATTGACTCTTCCACAACTGCTTTTTGCTGGAGTCCTTGGACTTGCTGGAGGAATATATATTTATCAACCAATATTTGAACAATATTCCAGAGAGCAGAAGGAATTAAAAGAAAGGGTGAAATTGGCACAAGTATCAGAGGACAAGAAAAGTTAA